One window from the genome of Haloprofundus halobius encodes:
- the nucS gene encoding endonuclease NucS codes for MTDDERAAEGGDAGNDAETDRRAHAVTLHRPTHRDVLWQVEEAFERGDMVTLFGRCTVEYDGRAASTLGLGNRLVILKPDGAALVHTDEKRTPVNWQPPGCEHHAAVRDGQFRVRSERTTPDETLDVRFEQVHQVSSLAVTGGRDLDLQGSEEDLRQHILDDPDLVESGFLPLATERETSAGPVDIYGEDDDGVPVAVELKRRRVGPSAAGQLQRYVAALREEFGDGTAVRGILVAPSVTDRAAALLEERGLGFVALDPTTGRPPEDSTE; via the coding sequence ATGACCGACGACGAACGGGCCGCCGAGGGCGGTGACGCCGGCAACGACGCCGAGACGGACCGCAGAGCGCACGCGGTGACGCTCCACCGGCCGACTCACCGCGACGTACTCTGGCAGGTCGAGGAGGCGTTCGAACGCGGCGACATGGTGACGCTGTTCGGCCGCTGCACCGTCGAGTACGACGGCCGCGCCGCCAGCACGCTCGGTCTCGGCAACCGACTCGTGATTCTCAAACCCGACGGCGCGGCGCTCGTCCACACCGACGAGAAGCGAACACCGGTCAATTGGCAGCCGCCGGGATGCGAACACCACGCGGCGGTCCGAGACGGCCAGTTTCGGGTCCGAAGCGAGCGAACGACGCCCGATGAGACGCTCGACGTGCGCTTCGAGCAGGTCCACCAGGTCTCCTCGCTGGCGGTCACCGGCGGACGCGACCTCGACTTGCAGGGGAGCGAGGAGGACCTCCGTCAGCACATCCTCGACGACCCGGACCTCGTCGAGTCGGGTTTTCTGCCGTTGGCGACGGAGCGCGAGACGAGCGCCGGGCCGGTCGACATTTACGGCGAGGACGACGACGGCGTGCCCGTCGCCGTGGAGTTGAAGCGGCGGCGGGTCGGCCCCTCGGCGGCGGGCCAACTCCAGCGCTACGTCGCCGCCCTGCGCGAGGAGTTCGGCGACGGCACGGCGGTCCGCGGTATCTTGGTCGCTCCCTCGGTGACCGATCGGGCGGCGGCGCTGTTGGAAGAGCGCGGCCTCGGTTTCGTCGCGCTCGACCCGACGACGGGCCGGCCGCCGGAGGATTCGACGGAGTAG